The Chanos chanos chromosome 6, fChaCha1.1, whole genome shotgun sequence genome includes a region encoding these proteins:
- the LOC115814389 gene encoding dehydrogenase/reductase SDR family member 11-like, with product MDRWRGRVALVTGASVGIGAAIAKTLVQCGMKVVGCARNVEKIEKLAVECKSSGFSGTLIPYKCDLSVEEDILSMFSAIKASHQGVDVCINNAGLALPESLLSGKTGGWKTMMDVNVLALSICTRESYLSMKERNIDDGHIININSMSGHRVVPVADVHFYSATKYAVTALTEGLRQELREAKTHIRATCISPGIVETEFAYRLHSANQDKAAATYSSLKCLEANDIASAVVYVLSAPPHVQIGDIQMRPTEQVS from the exons ATGGATCGTTGGAGAGGCAGGGTGGCACTCGTTACTGGAGCCTCAGTCGGAATTGGAGCTGCTATAGCCAAAACACTGGTTCAGTGTGGCATGAAGGTGGTCGGTTGTGCACGAAACGTTGAAAAAATAGAG AAATTAGCAGTTGAATGCAAGAGTTCTGGTTTCAGCGGGACACTGATTCCCTACAAATGTGATTTATCTGTTGAGGAAGATATCCTGTCCATGTTTTCTGCCATCAAAGCCTCACATCAGGGTGTTGACGTGTGCATCAATAATGCTGGATTAGCACTCCCAGAGTCCTTGCTGAGTGGTAAAACCGGAGGCTGGAAGACCATGATGGAT GTGAACGTGCTTGCACTCTCCATCTGTACCCGGGAGTCCTACCTCtccatgaaagagagaaacattgaTGACGGGCATATCATTAACATAAACAG tatgAGTGGACACAGGGTGGTGCCCGTTGCTGACGTCCATTTCTACAGTGCGACCAAATACGCCGTGACCGCTCTCACAGAGGGCTTACGCCAAGAGCTACGCGAGGCCAAGACCCACATACGAGCCACT TGCATATCTCCCGGTATAGTGGAAACAGAATTTGCCTACCGGCTACATAGTGCCAACCAAGATAAAGCTGCTGCCACCTATTCCAGTCTAAAG TGTCTTGAAGCCAATGACATAGCCAGTGCAGTTGTGTATGTCTTAAGTGCTCCTCCACATGTTCAG ATTGGGGACATTCAGATGAGGCCCACCGAACAGGTGTCATAA